A genomic window from Silene latifolia isolate original U9 population chromosome Y, ASM4854445v1, whole genome shotgun sequence includes:
- the LOC141629265 gene encoding protein FAR1-RELATED SEQUENCE 5-like, translating into MGQQQPQCVITEQCPGIKKACPNVFNHSVHKYCMWHIMQKMSEKVGRAICNDTEFMTDINAVVWDVDLEQAFNLNRIGKAILEAHGMQSNRWLKYVFAIRQKWIPAYFRDLPLGCLLRTTQRSESSNSYFKRFETHFGTLVEFWMRYNSTIEKQRHTQRRMDNANEHSMLEKVGPMKVEMHASLVYTHPIFADFQNEVKHAICSMGVGGLTTVGAVEYHDVRDGLKHRSFRVEFNTKTNESKCACKLYERHGIVCRHILWVWNGRKVIEDIDEADIKKAEMSKVWFEIYATVGVMDSYATVKQMKQLQKTLTQFRENITGPIEPKTKNQEIEALLGITASNDIDLRPPNKAKNKGSGKRLIPSKEKAKSKP; encoded by the exons ATGGGGCAGCAGCAACCTCAATGCGTAATTACAGAACAGTGCCCTGGAATTAAAAAGGCCTGCCCAAATGTCTTCAATCATTCTGTGCACAAgtactgcatgtggcatatcatgcagaAAATGTCTGAGAAAGTGGGAAGGGCAATCTGCAATGATACGGAATTTATGACCGACATAAATGCCGTTGTTTGGGATGTCGACCTCGAACAGGCATTTAATTTGAACAGAATCGGAAAAGCTATTCTTGAAGCACATGGTATGCAAAGCAACCGGTGGTTGAAGTATGTCTTTGCAATCAGACAAAAGTGGATACCCGCATACTTTCGGGATCTGCCTCTAGGTTGTTTGTTGCGAACAACCCAGAGATCTGAAAGTTCAAACAGCTATTTCAAGCGGTTTGAAACCCACTTTGGAACCCTTGTCGAGTTCTGGATGAGGTACAATTCCACAATAGAGAAACAAAGGCATACACAAAGGAGAATGGATAATGCCAATGAGCATAGTATGCTCGAGAAAGTAGGGCCGATGAAGGTAGAGATGCATGCCTCACTTGTCTACACACATCCTATCTTTGCGGACTTTCAGAATGAAGTCAAACATGCGATATGCAGCATGGGGGTCGGGGGTTTGACAACAGTAGGGGCAGTGGAGTACCATGACGTTCGTGATGGACTGAAGCACAGAAGCTTCCGAGTTGAATTTAACACCAAAACTAACGAGAGCAAATGTGCATGTAAGCTGTATGAGAGGCATGGCATTGTCTGTCGGCATATACTGTGGGTGTGGAATGGTAGGAAG gtgATAGAAGACATTGATGAAGCTGACATCAAGAAAGCtgagatgtcaaaggtttggtttgAGATTTATGCAACTGTCGGGGTGATGGACAGTTATGCTACGGTTAAACAGATGAAGCAACTGCAGAAAACCCTAACACAGTTCAGGGAGAACATCACAGGACCAATTGAACCGAAAACTAAAAACCAGGAAATCGAGGCTCTTCTCGGCATCACAGCCTCAAATGATATTGACCTTCGACCGCCAAACAAGGCCAAAAATAAGGGCAGTGGCAAAAGATTAATTCCGTCGAAAGAAAAGGCCAAGAGCAAGCCATAA